Genomic segment of Cytobacillus suaedae:
CAAGCTTCATTGTTCTAATACTTGTCATGGCAGCTATGATGATGCTTGTTGGCCAGTTGTTTGAAAGCATGATTTATATCATGAGGGGGTTAATGCAGCTACTAGGAGGCAGTTAGATGAATTTGTTAAGACTTGACTTGCAATTTTTCGCTGGGGAGAAAACGGAAAAAGCCACTCCAAAAAAGAGGGACGAATCTAGAAAAAAAGGCCAGGTTGCCAAGAGTCAAGATGTAAATACTGCGATTCTATTAATTGCTATTTTCCTATTGTTTTTGTTCATCGGTAGTTTTATGAAAGATATTAGCTTAAACTTTTTTCGTCATTCTTTTCAGGAATATATGTTAATGGATGTGTCTGTAGCTACTGTTCATAAAATATTTTTAGATTTATTACTAGAAACGGTTATTATAGTAGGTCCAATTATGGTTATCGCCCTATTAGCAGGTATTGGGGCTAATTTATTACAAGTAGGTTTCTTATTTTCAACTGAATCTATCCAAATGAAATTAAACAAACTTGATCCGATACAAGGTTTTAAAAGAATATACTCTGTACGTGCTTTAGTAGAAATGATTAAATCTATTCTAAAAATCACATTAATTGGGGCAGTTACCTTTTTCGTAATCTACTTAAATATTGAAAATATATTACTGCTGTCACAATTGACTTTAACAAAGTCACTAGCATTCCTAGGTAAACTTACCATTCAAATGGGACTAGCTTCTGGATTTTTACTTTTATTATTGTCAGTATTAGACTATTTTTATCAAAAATATGACTATGAGAAAAATATTAGAATGTCTAAACAGGATATAAAAGATGAGTATAAAAAGACAGAGGGAGATCCCTTAATTAAATCGAAAATTAAGCAAAAGCAACGTGAGATGGCGATGCAGAGGATGATGCAAGAAGTTCCTAAGGCAGATGTCGTTATCACGAATCCAACTCACTATGCAATTGCTTTAAAATATGATGAAAACAAAATGGATGCACCATATGTTGTTGCAAAAGGTGTTGATTTTGTAGCTCAAAAGATAAAAGAAATTGCCAACGAGAATGATATTATCATGGTTGAAAATCGTCCTCTTGCAAGAGCATTGTACTCTCAGACAGAGATTGGGGATGCGGTACCTGAGGATTTCTTTAAGGCTGTTGCCGAAATACTCGCGTATGTATATCGTCTTAAACAAAAAGCATAAACCACAAAAATTTATTATGTCACTAGATAGAATGATTTAAGGGAGAGAGTAATTCATGTCAGCAAGAGACTTATCTGTACTGCTAAGTGTAATATTAATTGTTGCTATGCTTATTATTCCATTCCCAGGATGGATGTTAAGTATCCTTATTATCATAAACATAGCTCTTGCTCTACTTGTTTTACTTACCTCAATGAATATGAAAGAACCACTTCAATTTGCTATTTTTCCATCATTATTACTACTTTTAACCTTATTCAGGTTGGGACTTAATGTATCAACTACAAGATCAATACTTGCGAATGGTGAAGCGGGTGGTGTAGTTGAAACATTTGGTACATTCGTTGTTGGTGGAAATGTAGTTGTTGGTTTCGTTGTTTTCTTAATCTTAATCATAATTCAATTCGTTGTAATTACAAAGGGTTCAGAACGTGTATCAGAAGTTGCAGCACGTTTCACCCTAGATGCAATGCCTGGAAAACAAATGAGTATCGATGCTGATCTTAATGCAGGAATGATATCAGATAAGGAAGCAAGAGAGCGTCGAGATAAAATTGGTAAAGAAGCAGATTTTTATGGAGCAATGGACGGTGCGAGTAAGTTCGTAAAAGGAGATGCCATTGCTGGTATTATTATTGTTTTAATTAACTTACTTTTTGGGTTTATTATTGGTATGACTCAACAAGGTCTAGGACTAACTGAAGCGTTATCAAAGTATACGATGCTTACAGTTGGAGATGGTATTGTCAGTCAAATCCCAGCACTTTTAATATCAACTGCAACTGGAATCGTTGTAACAAGAGCAGCCTCAGATGGTAATCTAGGACATGACATTACGGCTCAATTATTTGCTTATCCAAAAATGATTTATGTAACGGCTGGGACCATCCTTATGCTTGGATTGGTTACTCCAATTAATGATATATTAACAATCCCAATTGCTGGAGCGCTTGCATTTGGCGCATTTAAGATTGGTCGATCTGATAAAGATGAAGAACAATCATTAGATGAAGCCGAAGAAGAACTTGTCGTCGATGGATTGAAAAGTCCAGAAAGTGTTGTCAACTTGTTAAATGTGGATCCTATTGAATTTGAATTTGGGTATGGTCTAATCCCTTTGGCTGATACTAACCAAGGAGGAGACTTATTAGACCGTATTGTCATGATTAGAAGACAGCTTGCAATAGAACTAGGTTTAGTTATTCCAGTAGTTCGCATTCGTGACAATATACAATTGCAGCCTAATGAATATCGTTTAAAAATAAAAGGTAGTGAAATGGCAAGAGGAGAGCTACTCCTAGACCATTATTTAGCGATGAGTCCAGGCATTGAAGATGACTCAATTGAAGGAATACAAACAATTGAGCCTTCCTTTGGTTTACCTGCAAAGTGGATATCTGAGGATATGAAGGATCAAGCAGAAATGCTTGGCTACACGGTAGTTGATCCACCATCGGTTGTATCTACCCATATTACTGAATTAATTAAGGCAAATGCACATCAACTAATTGGTAGACAGGAAGTAAAACAATTAATTGATCATCTAAAGGAGTCTTACCCAATTCTAGTTGAAGAGGTTACACCGAATCCTCTAACTATTGGAGATATTCAGAAAGTATTAGCAAAATTATTAAAAGAAAATGTTTCGATTCGTAATTTACCTATTATTTTTGAAACTTTAGCAGACTTTGGTCGAATGACTTCAGATACTGATTTGTTAACTGAATATGTTCGACAATCCTTAGCTCGACAAATTACAAATAGTTACGCAAATAATGGTGACACACTTAAGGTTATCACTTTATCAGGGAAAATTGAGAAGACAGTAGCTGAGGGTATACAACAAACTGAACATGGTAACTATTTATCCCTTGACCCTACTGTTTCGCAGACGATAATCGAAAATATAGCAACACAAATTGAGCATGTATCCCTACAAGAACAATCACCAATTTTACTATGCTCACCAGCAGTGCGTATGTATGTAAGACAAATGATTGAAAGGTATTTCCCGCAAATTCCGGTCTTATCCTACAACGAGTTAGAGGCTAATATTGAAGTTCAAAGTGTAGGGGTGGTGAATATTGAATGAAAGTAAAAAAGTTTATAGCAAAATCAATGCCTGAAGCTATGAAGCAAATTAGAAGCGAGCTTGGTAGTGATGCAGTAATTTTGAACTCAAAGGTTGTACAAAAGGGTGGTTTTTTAGGCTTCTTTACTAAGAAAAATATCGAAGTAATAGCTGCTATCGATCCACTACAACCCCAAAATATAAAGCCAGTGGTTAAAGAAAAACCAAAAAAGACAATTGAGCATCCTAAAAAGGGAATCCCTAGTAGTGTAGGTATGATATCTACGCCTGTAATAAACAGCAATAATTCAGAACTCATTAAGGAAATCCAAAGCCTAAGAGATTTAATGCAGGATATTTCTACAGGGATTAGTTCAAGCTTCGAGCATTATCCAGAGCCTTTAAAAGAACTGAATAAGCAATTAATTCAGCAAGAAATATGTGACAAGATAAGGCAGGACATTCTTACTCATCTAATTGAAAGGTGGTATCTAACAAATGCCACTGCCTCTACTGATGAGGTATTCAAATGGGGAAAAGAATTCCTAATTCAAAGGTTTGAGAGTTATCAATTTGGTGGAATTACGTATCAAAAAAAATATATAAACGTCGTTGGTCCAACTGGAGTTGGTAAAACCACTACTCTTGCGAAAATTGCTGCCGAATGTCAGCTTAAGGACAACAAAAAAGTGGCATTTATAACGACAGATACTTACAGAATTGCTGCCATTGATCAATTGAAAACCTATGCAAAGATATTAGGGATTCCCATTGAAGTTAGTTATAATCTAAGCGATTTTAAAGCAGCAAAAGAAAAATTCAAGGATTATGATGTAGTCTTAATTGATACCGCAGGCCGAAACTTTCGTAATAAACAGTATGTTGATGATTTAAGAGGAATCATTGATTTCAACGAAGAGATGGAAACACTTTTGGTTCTTACATTAACTTCTAAGCTTTCAGATATGAAGGATATATATAAGCAGTTCTCACTTGTTAAAATTGATAAATTTATTTTTACAAAAGTGGATGAGACGAGTGTATATGGTCCAATGATCAATTTGTTAGATGAGTCTGGATTGGGAGTAGCCTATTTAACAAATGGACAAAATGTGCCAGATGATATTCAGATTGCAACCCCTGATATAGTTGTTAATACGTTATTTGGAGACGAGAAGCTATGAAAGACCAAGCAGAGAGCCTTCGTATTAAATTACAACAGAAAAAATCATCTACTATTAATACAACCTCTATCGCAGTAATAAGTGGAAAAGGTGGAGTAGGGAAATCAAACTTGTCCTTAAATTTTGCATTGTCTCTAACACAACAAGGGAAATCGGTATTACTGTTTGATATGGATATCGGAATGGGTAACATTGATATTTTAATGGGTGTTATTTCTCAACACACAGTTGTTGATATGCTGGATAATCAACTTCCAATAACTGAAATTATTAAAGAAGGTCCAAATGGCTTGGCATATATTTCAGGAGGCACGGGACTATCATCAATTTTTACTATGGAGTTTGAAAAAATAGACCGTTTTTTTGAACAGTTGCAACTAGTGCTACCTCAATATGAATATGTAATATTTGATATGGGAGCTGGAATGACAAATGAATCCATACAATTCTTAATAGCTATGGATGAGCTTTTTATTGTTACTACTCCTGAACCAACATCAATAACTGATGCTTATGCTGCAATGAAATATATTTATTCATTTAATAACTCCATCCCGTACTATTTAGTTGTAAACAGGGCCCATTCAGAGAATGAGGGGAAGCAAACCTTACAAAGACTCAGTAATGTTGTTACTAGATTTTTAAACAAAGAGACCATTCAATTAGGGATTTTGCCTGATGATAAAACGGTTAGCAAAGCTGTTAGTCATCAAATACCATATACACTATATTCTCCAAAATCAACGATTAGTAGAGCGATTGAGAGTCTAACAAGTCGTTATTTAGAGAATACAGCATATAACGAAGGATCCGAAATGAGGTACTCCTTTATTACAAAGTTAAAGAAACTAATTGAAAGGTAGGGTTTTAACATCTTGAAAAAAATAAAAGTTCTCGTTGTAGACGATTCTGCTTTTATGAGAAAGTTGATTTCTGATTTTCTATCGAGTGAGGCAATGATTGAAGTTGTTGGAATAGCTCGAAATGGACAAGATGCCCTAGCTAAATTAAAACAATTGAACCCCGATGTTATTACGATGGATGTAGAAATGCCTGTCATGAATGGAATTGATGCTCTTAAACAAATCATGCATGTGCGCCCTACACCTGTGATCATGTTGTCAAGTACTACAACAGAAGGTGCTCAAAACACGATTCAAGCAATGACATACGGGGCATTCGATTTTATAGCAAAGCCTTCTGGTGCCATTTCACTAGACTTACATATTGTCAAGGATGAAATAATCAGCAAAGTGATACATGCAAGCAGAAGTAATATAAAAGGATTACTAGAATCAACTAAAGAAAGTACGATTTCAGGCGATATATATAGTAAAATAGAACTATCAAGTAAACATATAACCTGGATGGAAAGTAGTAAGAAAATTCTGTGTATTGGGACATCTACAGGTGGACCTAGAGCACTTCAAAAAGTACTTACAGGCTTACCCGGAGGTATTGACGTTCCTATTTTCGTTGTCCAACATATGCCACCTGGTTTTACCAAATCACTAGCAGATAGGTTAAACTCATTATGCGAAATAACCGTCAAAGAGGCAGAGCATGGGGAAGTAATAAAAAATGGAGTAGCTTACATAGCTCCAGGAGGATATCATCTCAAGGTCAAGAGAATTGGTACTTCCTTAGCAATTAACATAGAGCACTCTGAAGTGCGTAATGGGCATAGGCCTTCGGTTGATGTTTTGTTTGAATCGATTAGTGAGTTACAAGATTATGTGAAGATTGCAGTTATTATGACAGGAATGGGCTCGGATGGTTCAAGAGGATTAAAACAATTAAAAGAGTCGGGCCAGGTAATCGGAATTGCTGAATCAGAAAATACGTCTATTGTTTTTGGAATGCCCAAGGCGGCTATAGCTACCAATCTGATTGACAATGTAGTTCCATTGGATACTATTTCTGACACAATCATGCGCTATTTGAAGTAAGTAATAGTTCAAAGGGGTAAACCTAGGGACAATCCACTAAAGGGGTGAAGAAGTAATGGATTTAAATCAATATTTAGAAGTATTTATCGAAGAAAGTAAGGATCATCTTCAGTCATGTAATGAACAACTATTACTACTAGAAAAGAATCCTGAAAATCTGACTATCGTAAATGAGATCTTTCGCTCAGCACATACATTAAAGGGTATGTCTGCAACGATGGGTTATGAGGATTTAGCTAGTTTGACTCATCAAATGGAGAATGTACTTGATGCAATTAGAAACAAAAAAATCAAAGTAAACCCCTCTATATTGGATGTAGTTTTCCAAGCAGTGGATGATTTAGAACAAATGGTTTTTTCGATTGCAGAAGGTGGAGATGGCAAGAGGAATGTAGTTCAAGTAGTAGAGAAGTTAAAAAGTATTGAAAAGGGCGAAGAAATTAATAAAGAGCCCGCAGTAACAGTAAAGGCTGAATCTGGAAATAAAATGATTTATGATGACTTCGAACTTACAGTATTACAACAATCAAAGGAACAAGGCTTTGAGAGCTATGAAATCACAGTTAGCTTACGTGAAGATTGCCTGTTAAAAGCTGCTCGTGTATTCATGGTGTTTGAAATTCTCGAGCAGGTTGGAGAGGTAATTAAATCAACACCTTCAGTTGAATTATTAGAGGAAGAACAATTCGACCAAGAGTTTTGTGTAACGATCGTTTCTAAAGAACCTAGTACAGACCTACAAAAACGAGTGATGAAGGTTTCTGAAGTCGAGAATGTAGATATTAAAGTGCTTAATTTCTCAAACGAAACGTTAGTTAATCAAGGTTCTATGGATGCAGAACAGGAGATAGCTGCAACAGTAGCTGTCGATGGACCTGAATCTAAAGTAGATGAAAGTTTAGAGTTAGTTGAGGCTGAAGAAGTAAAGAAACCGGTTACTGCTAAAGGTGCTGGAGTAAATAATAAAACGATCCGTGTAAATATTGAACGCCTAGATATACTAATGAATTTATTCGAAGAATTAGTTATTGATAGAGGTCGCTTAGAGCAAATTTCCCATGATCTAAATAACTCCGAACTTCATGAGACGGTTGAAAGAATGTCCAGAGTCTCAAATGACTTACAAAATATCATTTTAACAATGAGAATGGTTCCAGTAGAAACTGTGTTTAATAGATTTCCACGGATGGTACGTCAACTAGCTCGGGATCTTAACAAAAAAATAGATTTACAAATTGTTGGAGCAGAAACTGAGTTAGATCGTACAGTTATTGATGAGATTGGGGATCCATTGGTTCATTTATTAAGAAATGCACTCGACCATGGTGTAGAAACCCCTGAGATAAGAAGAAAAAATGGAAAGTCTGAAGAAGGAAAAGTAATACTTAAAGCATTTCATAGCGGAAATCATGTGTTCATTGAAATTGAAGATGATGGAGCAGGAATTAGTAGAGAAAAGGTATTACGTAAAGCAATTAGTAGAGGCATTGTAACTGAGCAATCTGCCTCAACTTTAACCAATAAACAAGTTTATGAATTGATTTTTTCATCTGGTTTCTCAACAGCTGAGGTAATATCCGATGTTTCTGGACGTGGAGTAGGATTAGATGTTGTTAAAAATACAATTGAATCCCTAGGTGGCTCGATTACAATTGATTCTAAAGAAGGAAACGGATCTATCTTTTCAATTCAATTACCCTTAACATTATCGATAATTTCAGTCATGTTAGTAGAGATTCAAAAAGAAAAATTTGCAATTCCACTATCTTCAATTATTGAAACTGCAATTATTAAGAAACAAGATATTTTAAGTGCGCACAACCAAAAAGTAATCGATTTCCGTGGAAAGGTAGTTCCTCTAGTATTCTTAAAAGATATTTTTGAAGTACCTTCAACTAAGGCAGAGGATGACTTTTTCTCAGTTGTCATTGTTCGTAAAGGTGAAAAAATGGCAGGTCTTATAGTTGACTCGTTTATTGGTCAACAAGAAATCGTTTTAAAATCTTTAGGAAACTACTTAAATACAGTGTTCGCGATTTCGGGTGCAACAATTTTAGGTGATGGTCAGGTTGCACTCATTATTGATTGTAATGCATTGATAAACTAATCAATCTTCAAAATAAAGAAAAGCAATGTCTTGTTGGAGATAGGTTTATAAGATAAGACATTGCATTTCTTTACTAAAGCAAGGGGGAGGGAACAAGTATGTCAGGAAAAGAAATGACCGAACTAAAAGTAATTGTTTTTCAACTACAGGATGAGGAATATGGTGTTCCTGTAGAACAAGTACGCTCTATTGAAAAAGTTTTACATATTACTAGAGTTCCTCGTACTGAAAATTTTGTAAAAGGCGTAATTAATCTACGAGGTGTTGTTACTCCAATAATAGATTTAAGGAAGCGTTTTGGTCTTGCAGAGGAAGATTATACTGAGAATACTCGTATAATTATAGTCGTACTAGAAGATATGGAAGTAGGATTGATTGTTGATGCAGCAAATGATGTAATCGACATTTCTAAAAATTCTATTGAGCCACCGCCAGATGTTGTAGGAGCAATTGAAGTTGAATATATCAACGGGATTGCTAAGTTAGACAAAAGACTACTTATTTTATTAGATTTAGAGAAGGTACTCAATCCAGAAGACTTCGCTGACAAAATTGTAGGGTAACTTTATGTCAATGATAGAAAAACTAAATTCAACTCATATTGATGTATTAAAAGAAATTGGCAATATCGGAGCGGGGCATTCTGCAACTGCACTTTCAAAATTATTAAACAAAAAAATTGATATGAAAGTCCCGAATGTAAAGTTAGTGACTTTTGATGAAATGATGGATATGGCGGGTGGACCAGATAATGTGGTTGCAAGTGTTTTCTTGAGAATTGAAGGAGATGCCCCTGGTAGTATGTTTTTTGTGCTTCCGCTTCCTCAGGCAACTCGATTTATTCATCAAATGACCGGAGAAAACACATTTGATTTTAAGGAACCCCCTTATTCTGAATTAGGTATATCGGCTCTCCAGGAACTTGGAAACATACTATCAGGATCTTACTTATCTTCACTTTCGGATTTTACAAGCTTAAATCTTTATCCTACTGTTCCAGCGCTCTCAATAGATATGGTTGGGGCAATACTCGGATATGGTTTAATTGAGTTATCACAAGTCAGTGATTTTGCTATTGTTATTGATACGATCATCACTGAGGAAGAGGACGGAAGTTGCGAGGACGTAAAAGGGCACTTTTTTCTATTACCTGACCCCGATTCGTTTGAAATTATCTTTAAGTCTTTAGGAGTAATGTTAGATGAATCAAACGATTAATGTGGTAAAGGTCGGTATTGCTGACATGAATGTAGTGAAGGCTCCTGATTCGATAAGAACATCCGGCTTAGGTTCTTGTGTAGGTATTATTTTGTACGATCAGCAAAGAGAAGTTGCAGGTCTTGCCCATATCATGTTGCCTGATTCCTCTTTAGGTAAGGCAGGAACAATTAATGTTGCTAAATATGCTGATACGGCTATTGAGAAGTTAATAGAAATGGTGGAAAAAATGGGCGGAAAGAAGTACGCTCTCCAAGCAAAAATTGCTGGAGGGGCACAAATGTTTCAGTTCACCAGTGGTAGTGATGTCATGAGAATTGGTCCTCGGAATGTGGAGGCAGTGAGAAAAGAACTTGAGCGATTTAGAATCGATATCGTCTCTGAGGATGTTGGTGGAAATAGTGGAAGGACTATTGAGTTTTTTCCTTCGACTTCATTACTATCCATTCGAACAGTAAACCAGGGGACTACAGAAATTTAACACTTTTAATATACTCTAAGACCAACAGAGATACACATGATGAATGCGAAGGTTGTAGCCTTCGTATTTTTTATACTTATAGATAATTTATAAAACTGTACGAGTAATTTAAAAGTTTCCTGCATTTTTTGTTATACTATAGGTAAATAAGTATTATTTTACCTTGTTACATATGTTTAGGAGGAGAATCATGACACAGATGTCATCAAGTGAGGATCAAAAAAATTGGGATAAATGGATTAACTCACGAGACCCTCTGGCAGGTGATATATTAGTCCGCAAATATATGCCTTTAGTTACATACCATGTGGGACGTATATCAGTCGGTGTTCCAAAGAGTGTAAGTAAAGATGACTTGACGAGTTTAGGTCTTTTTGGGCTGTATGATGCTCTTGAGAAGTTTGACCCATCACGTGATTTGAAATTTGATACATATGCTTCCTTTCGAGTTAGAGGTGCAATACTTGATGGTCTAAGAAAAGAGGATTGGCTTCCAAGAAGCTCTAGAGAAAAAACAAAAAAAATTGAGGCTGCGATTGAAAAGCTTGAACAGAGGTATATGAGGAATGCTTCACCTGAAGAAATAGCAAAAGAACTGGGAATTACAGAGGAAGAAGTATATCAGGCGGTGAATGAAGGATTTTTTGCTAATGTCCTATCCATTGATGAGCAACTCCAAGAGGGTGAAGGGAAAGAGAGCGCTGTATTCTCTTTAAAAGATGAAAGGATCCTTACACCTGAAGAGCATTTAGTTAAAGATGAAATATATAGCCAATTAGCTGAAGTAATAGCTCAGCTAAACGAGAAGGAACAGTTAGTTGTAAGTTTATTTTACAAGGAAGAACTCACGCTAACAGAAATAGGACAAGTCATGGAACTCTCAACTTCTAGAATTTCACAAATTCATTCAAAAGCCATATTTAAGCTGAAAAATATTCTTGAAAAAGTAATATAAAGAAATGAGTAGAGATAAATTTATGTCATCTACTAAGGGAGGGTGAGAAATGAGTGACTTGTTCAGGCTCAAAGTTTCAAAAGATTCCTTACAGGCTATTTTAACGGTTGAAGAAAAAGAGATTGATTTTTCATTTGTATCAGAACTGTCTATTATAAGCTTCTTAGAATCCAAAGGAGTAACTTTTGGCATCCAAGGAGAAGCAGTAAAGAACATAAAAGAAAACCCTGAATTACTTTACAGTGAAAACCTTATAGCACTTGGCCAGAAGCCTATAAATGGACAAGATGGATTTTTGAAAATAGACATAACCGATGAGTCCAACAGTAGTAACGAGGAATTTAATTATCGAAATGTAATTAAAATTCCTTCAGTTCAAATCGGCCAAAAAATAGCATCCGTTATACCTCCAACTAGTGGTGTAAATGGGAAGACAATTTTTAATCAGGAGTTACCAGCAATTCCTGGCAAGCCGTTGAAACTAAGAGTGGGGAAAAATA
This window contains:
- the flhB gene encoding flagellar biosynthesis protein FlhB, with translation MNLLRLDLQFFAGEKTEKATPKKRDESRKKGQVAKSQDVNTAILLIAIFLLFLFIGSFMKDISLNFFRHSFQEYMLMDVSVATVHKIFLDLLLETVIIVGPIMVIALLAGIGANLLQVGFLFSTESIQMKLNKLDPIQGFKRIYSVRALVEMIKSILKITLIGAVTFFVIYLNIENILLLSQLTLTKSLAFLGKLTIQMGLASGFLLLLLSVLDYFYQKYDYEKNIRMSKQDIKDEYKKTEGDPLIKSKIKQKQREMAMQRMMQEVPKADVVITNPTHYAIALKYDENKMDAPYVVAKGVDFVAQKIKEIANENDIIMVENRPLARALYSQTEIGDAVPEDFFKAVAEILAYVYRLKQKA
- the flhA gene encoding flagellar biosynthesis protein FlhA; translated protein: MSARDLSVLLSVILIVAMLIIPFPGWMLSILIIINIALALLVLLTSMNMKEPLQFAIFPSLLLLLTLFRLGLNVSTTRSILANGEAGGVVETFGTFVVGGNVVVGFVVFLILIIIQFVVITKGSERVSEVAARFTLDAMPGKQMSIDADLNAGMISDKEARERRDKIGKEADFYGAMDGASKFVKGDAIAGIIIVLINLLFGFIIGMTQQGLGLTEALSKYTMLTVGDGIVSQIPALLISTATGIVVTRAASDGNLGHDITAQLFAYPKMIYVTAGTILMLGLVTPINDILTIPIAGALAFGAFKIGRSDKDEEQSLDEAEEELVVDGLKSPESVVNLLNVDPIEFEFGYGLIPLADTNQGGDLLDRIVMIRRQLAIELGLVIPVVRIRDNIQLQPNEYRLKIKGSEMARGELLLDHYLAMSPGIEDDSIEGIQTIEPSFGLPAKWISEDMKDQAEMLGYTVVDPPSVVSTHITELIKANAHQLIGRQEVKQLIDHLKESYPILVEEVTPNPLTIGDIQKVLAKLLKENVSIRNLPIIFETLADFGRMTSDTDLLTEYVRQSLARQITNSYANNGDTLKVITLSGKIEKTVAEGIQQTEHGNYLSLDPTVSQTIIENIATQIEHVSLQEQSPILLCSPAVRMYVRQMIERYFPQIPVLSYNELEANIEVQSVGVVNIE
- the flhF gene encoding flagellar biosynthesis protein FlhF, which encodes MKVKKFIAKSMPEAMKQIRSELGSDAVILNSKVVQKGGFLGFFTKKNIEVIAAIDPLQPQNIKPVVKEKPKKTIEHPKKGIPSSVGMISTPVINSNNSELIKEIQSLRDLMQDISTGISSSFEHYPEPLKELNKQLIQQEICDKIRQDILTHLIERWYLTNATASTDEVFKWGKEFLIQRFESYQFGGITYQKKYINVVGPTGVGKTTTLAKIAAECQLKDNKKVAFITTDTYRIAAIDQLKTYAKILGIPIEVSYNLSDFKAAKEKFKDYDVVLIDTAGRNFRNKQYVDDLRGIIDFNEEMETLLVLTLTSKLSDMKDIYKQFSLVKIDKFIFTKVDETSVYGPMINLLDESGLGVAYLTNGQNVPDDIQIATPDIVVNTLFGDEKL
- a CDS encoding MinD/ParA family protein; its protein translation is MKDQAESLRIKLQQKKSSTINTTSIAVISGKGGVGKSNLSLNFALSLTQQGKSVLLFDMDIGMGNIDILMGVISQHTVVDMLDNQLPITEIIKEGPNGLAYISGGTGLSSIFTMEFEKIDRFFEQLQLVLPQYEYVIFDMGAGMTNESIQFLIAMDELFIVTTPEPTSITDAYAAMKYIYSFNNSIPYYLVVNRAHSENEGKQTLQRLSNVVTRFLNKETIQLGILPDDKTVSKAVSHQIPYTLYSPKSTISRAIESLTSRYLENTAYNEGSEMRYSFITKLKKLIER
- a CDS encoding chemotaxis response regulator protein-glutamate methylesterase, with protein sequence MKKIKVLVVDDSAFMRKLISDFLSSEAMIEVVGIARNGQDALAKLKQLNPDVITMDVEMPVMNGIDALKQIMHVRPTPVIMLSSTTTEGAQNTIQAMTYGAFDFIAKPSGAISLDLHIVKDEIISKVIHASRSNIKGLLESTKESTISGDIYSKIELSSKHITWMESSKKILCIGTSTGGPRALQKVLTGLPGGIDVPIFVVQHMPPGFTKSLADRLNSLCEITVKEAEHGEVIKNGVAYIAPGGYHLKVKRIGTSLAINIEHSEVRNGHRPSVDVLFESISELQDYVKIAVIMTGMGSDGSRGLKQLKESGQVIGIAESENTSIVFGMPKAAIATNLIDNVVPLDTISDTIMRYLK
- a CDS encoding chemotaxis protein CheA — encoded protein: MDLNQYLEVFIEESKDHLQSCNEQLLLLEKNPENLTIVNEIFRSAHTLKGMSATMGYEDLASLTHQMENVLDAIRNKKIKVNPSILDVVFQAVDDLEQMVFSIAEGGDGKRNVVQVVEKLKSIEKGEEINKEPAVTVKAESGNKMIYDDFELTVLQQSKEQGFESYEITVSLREDCLLKAARVFMVFEILEQVGEVIKSTPSVELLEEEQFDQEFCVTIVSKEPSTDLQKRVMKVSEVENVDIKVLNFSNETLVNQGSMDAEQEIAATVAVDGPESKVDESLELVEAEEVKKPVTAKGAGVNNKTIRVNIERLDILMNLFEELVIDRGRLEQISHDLNNSELHETVERMSRVSNDLQNIILTMRMVPVETVFNRFPRMVRQLARDLNKKIDLQIVGAETELDRTVIDEIGDPLVHLLRNALDHGVETPEIRRKNGKSEEGKVILKAFHSGNHVFIEIEDDGAGISREKVLRKAISRGIVTEQSASTLTNKQVYELIFSSGFSTAEVISDVSGRGVGLDVVKNTIESLGGSITIDSKEGNGSIFSIQLPLTLSIISVMLVEIQKEKFAIPLSSIIETAIIKKQDILSAHNQKVIDFRGKVVPLVFLKDIFEVPSTKAEDDFFSVVIVRKGEKMAGLIVDSFIGQQEIVLKSLGNYLNTVFAISGATILGDGQVALIIDCNALIN
- a CDS encoding chemotaxis protein CheW, coding for MTELKVIVFQLQDEEYGVPVEQVRSIEKVLHITRVPRTENFVKGVINLRGVVTPIIDLRKRFGLAEEDYTENTRIIIVVLEDMEVGLIVDAANDVIDISKNSIEPPPDVVGAIEVEYINGIAKLDKRLLILLDLEKVLNPEDFADKIVG
- a CDS encoding chemotaxis protein CheC gives rise to the protein MSMIEKLNSTHIDVLKEIGNIGAGHSATALSKLLNKKIDMKVPNVKLVTFDEMMDMAGGPDNVVASVFLRIEGDAPGSMFFVLPLPQATRFIHQMTGENTFDFKEPPYSELGISALQELGNILSGSYLSSLSDFTSLNLYPTVPALSIDMVGAILGYGLIELSQVSDFAIVIDTIITEEEDGSCEDVKGHFFLLPDPDSFEIIFKSLGVMLDESND
- a CDS encoding chemotaxis protein CheD: MNQTINVVKVGIADMNVVKAPDSIRTSGLGSCVGIILYDQQREVAGLAHIMLPDSSLGKAGTINVAKYADTAIEKLIEMVEKMGGKKYALQAKIAGGAQMFQFTSGSDVMRIGPRNVEAVRKELERFRIDIVSEDVGGNSGRTIEFFPSTSLLSIRTVNQGTTEI
- a CDS encoding FliA/WhiG family RNA polymerase sigma factor; translated protein: MTQMSSSEDQKNWDKWINSRDPLAGDILVRKYMPLVTYHVGRISVGVPKSVSKDDLTSLGLFGLYDALEKFDPSRDLKFDTYASFRVRGAILDGLRKEDWLPRSSREKTKKIEAAIEKLEQRYMRNASPEEIAKELGITEEEVYQAVNEGFFANVLSIDEQLQEGEGKESAVFSLKDERILTPEEHLVKDEIYSQLAEVIAQLNEKEQLVVSLFYKEELTLTEIGQVMELSTSRISQIHSKAIFKLKNILEKVI